A region of Ochotona princeps isolate mOchPri1 chromosome 2, mOchPri1.hap1, whole genome shotgun sequence DNA encodes the following proteins:
- the LOC131478405 gene encoding cytochrome c oxidase subunit 5B, mitochondrial-like, with protein MASRLLRGAGALAAQALRARAPHGAAAVRSMASGGGVPTDEQATGLEREIMMAARKGLDPNNLLPPKAASGTKEDPNLVPSITNKRIVGCICEEDNSAVIWFWLHKGEAQRCPSCGTHYKLVPHQLAH; from the coding sequence ATGGCTTCAAGGTTACTTCGGGGAGCTGGGGCACTCGCTGCCCAGGCCCTGAGGGCCCGTGCACCCCATGGGGCGGCTGCCGTGCGCTCCATGGCTTCTGGAGGGGGTGTCCCGACCGATGAGCAGGCCACCGGGCTGGAGCGGGAGATCATGATGGCCGCGCGGAAGGGCCTGGACCCGAATAACTTGTTACCCCCAAAGGCAGCTTCTGGCACCAAGGAAGACCCTAATTTAGTCCCTTCCATCACCAACAAGCGGATAGTGGGCTGCATCTGTGAAGAGGACAACAGTGCTGTCATCTGGTTCTGGCTGCACAAAGGCGAGGCCCAGCGATGCCCTAGCTGTGGAACCCACTATAAGCTGGTGCCTCACCAGTTGGCCCACTGA